From one Salmo salar chromosome ssa09, Ssal_v3.1, whole genome shotgun sequence genomic stretch:
- the LOC106612313 gene encoding leucine-rich repeat transmembrane neuronal protein 2 has translation MGFHSRWPLVGPAPTALCLCVISMLLCLLSPASCTTCPQKCRCEDQQFYCDTQGLEAPPDSVDRGALGLSLRHNSIAELSPDQFYGFSQLTWLHLDHNQITTVQDDAFQGLYKLKDLNLSSNRITTLPNTTFIHLINLQILDLSFNLMTALEPELFHGLRKLQILHLRSNSLRTTPVRAFWDCRSLEYLGLSNNRLRSLARNGFAGLIKLRELHLEHNQLTKINLAHFPRLVALQFLYLQWNKISNLTCNMEWTWTTLEKLDLTGNEIRVLTPDVFETLPNLKILLLDNNKLGSLDPLVMDMWRTLGTVGLSSNLWECTKGICSLATWLSTFKGRWEHSILCHTPEYAQGEEILDAVYGFQLCPNFTAPPPVVLTTNTLSMATDVSTGTTAEVTSSLFGIMQQTPTQDFFVDFGRFTTIMTTTTTPRTALATSATTVEGGELGVTEDFSETDNTVLTQRVIIGTMVLLFTFFLIIFVVFISRKCCPPTMRRIRQCSAMQNRRQMRTQQRQQMADLATQVPYNEYEPSHEEGALVIINGYGQCKCQQLPYKECEV, from the exons ATGG GTTTCCATTCAAGGTGGCCATTGGTGGGACCTGCACCAACGGCATTGTGCCTGTGTGTGATCAGCATGCTGCTGTGCCTGCTGTCTCCTGCGTCATGCACAACCTGCCCCCAGAAATGCCGCTGCGAGGACCAGCAGTTCTACTGCGACACCCAGGGGCTGGAGGCGCCCCCGGACAGCGTTGACAGGGGGGCCCTGGGGTTATCCCTCCGCCACAACAGCATCGCTGAACTGAGCCCGGACCAGTTCTATGGCTTCTCCCAGCTCACCTGGCTCCACCTGGATCACAACCAGATCACCACGGTGCAGGATGACGCCTTCCAGGGGCTCTACAAACTCAAAGACCTCAACCTGAGCTCCAACCGGATTACAACGCTGCCAAACACAACCTTCATCCACCTCATCAACCTACAGATCCTGGACCTGTCCTTCAATCTGATGACTGCGCTGGAGCCTGAGCTGTTCCATGGACTCCGCAAGCTGCAGATCCTCCACCTGCGCTCCAACTCGCTGCGCACCACCCCCGTCCGGGCCTTCTGGGACTGCCGCAGCCTTGAGTACCTGGGTCTGTCCAACAACCGGCTGAGGAGCCTGGCTCGGAACGGCTTCGCTGGCCTCATTAAACTCAGAGAACTCCACTTGGAACACAACCAGCTGACTAAGATCAACCTGGCCCACTTCCCCCGCCTAGTGGCTCTGCAGTTCCTTTACCTGCAGTGGAACAAGATCTCCAACCTGACCTGCAACATGGAGTGGACCTGGACCACGCTGGAGAAGCTGGACCTCACAGGGAACGAGATCCGGGTGCTGACCCCGGACGTGTTTGAGACACTGCCTAACCTGAAGATCCTCCTACTGGATAACAACAAGCTAGGCAGCCTGGACCCTCTGGTCATGGATATGTGGCGGACTCTAGGTACCGTGGGGCTGTCCAGCAACCTTTGGGAGTGTACCAAAGGGATCTGCTCCCTGGCCACTTGGCTTAGCACCTTCAAGGGGAGGTGGGAACACTCCATCCTGTGTCACACCCCCGAGTACGCCCAGGGCGAGGAGATACTTGATGCCGTTTATGGATTCCAGCTTTGTCCAAATTTTACGGCGCCGCCACCGGTCGTCTTGACCACAAACACATTGTCGATGGCCACGGACGTGTCGACAGGCACAACGGCGGAGGTCACCAGCTCGCTGTTTGGAATAATGCAGCAGACACCCACGCAGGACTTCTTTGTGGATTTTGGGCGCTTTACAACCATAATGACAACGACCACCACGCCGCGCACCGCCCTGGCAACCTCCGCCACGACAGTGGAGGGCGGAGAGCTGGGAGTCACGGAGGACTTCTCGGAGACGGACAACACGGTCCTAACCCAGAGGGTGATCATTGGAACTATGGTCCTTCTGTTTACCTTCTTCCTCATCATTTTCGTTGTGTTCATCTCACGGAAGTGCTGCCCTCCTACCATGCGCAGGATACGCCAGTGCTCGGCCATGCAGAACCGCCGCCAGATGAGGACCCAGCAGCGGCAGCAAATGGCGGACCTGGCCACACAGGTACCCTATAATGAGTACGAACCCAGCCACGAGGAGGGAGCGCTGGTTATCATCAACGGCTACGGGCAGTGCAAGTGTCAACAGCTGCCTTACAAAGAGTGTGAAGTGTAA